One Phaseolus vulgaris cultivar G19833 chromosome 11, P. vulgaris v2.0, whole genome shotgun sequence genomic window carries:
- the LOC137830268 gene encoding protein LIGHT-DEPENDENT SHORT HYPOCOTYLS 7-like gives MSTKGKDIAEGSSRSSASAASDQHQHQHQQQQQQQQHPLSRYESQKRRDWNTFGQYLRNQRPPVALSQCNSNQVLDFLRYLDQFGKTKVHAQGCLFFGQVEPPGPCTCPLKQAWGSLDALIGRLRAAYEENGGLPETNPFASGAIRVYLREVRDSQAKARGIPYKKKKKKRNLIKANGDSSNLPLHQ, from the coding sequence ATGTCAACCAAAGGAAAAGACATAGCAGAAGGATCATCAAGATCTTCTGCTTCTGCTGCTTCTGATCAGCATCAGCATCAGCATCAACAACAACAGCAACAGCAGCAGCACCCTCTGAGTAGATATGAATCTCAGAAGAGGAGGGATTGGAACACTTTTGGGCAGTACTTGAGGAACCAGAGGCCTCCTGTGGCACTTTCACAGTGCAATTCAAACCAAGTGCTGGATTTCCTAAGGTACTTGGACCAGTTTGGGAAAACTAAGGTGCATGCTCAAGGTTGTCTCTTCTTTGGTCAAGTGGAGCCACCTGGTCCTTGCACTTGCCCTCTTAAACAAGCTTGGGGGAGCCTTGATGCTCTCATTGGAAGGCTGAGAGCTGCATATGAAGAAAATGGAGGCTTGCCTGAGACTAATCCATTTGCTAGTGGTGCCATAAGAGTTTATCTTCGTGAGGTTCGAGACTCTCAAGCTAAGGCAAGAGGGATCCCttataagaagaaaaagaagaagaggaatcTCATCAAGGCCAACGGGGACAGCTCAAACTTACCTTTGCACCAGTAA